One part of the Phaenicophaeus curvirostris isolate KB17595 chromosome 2, BPBGC_Pcur_1.0, whole genome shotgun sequence genome encodes these proteins:
- the NKX2-4 gene encoding homeobox protein Nkx-2.4 isoform X1 yields the protein MSLSPKHTTPFSVTDILSPMEESYKKFGGMDGAGGLGAPLGPYRQPPGPAGAAVPQHVVAGPAGAAAYHMPHGVSQFPHGAVGGYCNGGLGNVGELPAYPEGMRSGAAAGGGWYGAGGDPRYSSISRFMGPSAGMNVAGMGGLSGIAEGAKAIVPLHAAPRRKRRVLFSQAQVYELERRFKQQKYLSAPEREHLASLIHLTPTQVKIWFQNHRYKMKRQAKDKAAAQQLHPDGGGGLCQQHSPRRVAVPVLVKDGKPCPPPGGGTPAPGPPAPPPPAASAGALPAADLEELSPSPPALHGQVPSLAPMDSAGVDYNGGMVSPNLLYGRTW from the exons ATGTCGCTGAGCCCCAAGCACACGACGCCCTTCTCGGTCACCGACATCCTCAGCCCGATGGAGGAGAGCTACAAGAAGTTCGGCGGCATGGACGGGGCGGGCGGGCTGGGAGCGCCCCTCGGGCCCTACCGGCAGCCGCCGGGGCCCGCCGGGGCCGCGGTGCCGCAGCACGTCGTGGCGGGAcccgccggggccgccgcctACCACATGCCCCACGGCGTCTCGCAGTTCCCGCACGGAGCCGTCGGGGGCTACTGCAACGGCGGGCTGGGCAACGTGGGCGAGCTGCCCGCCTACCCCGAGGGGATGCGgagcggcgcggcggcgggaggaggcTGGTACGGGGCCGGCGGCGACCCCCGCTACTCCAGCA TCTCCAGGTTCATGGGCCCGTCGGCGGGGATGAACGTGGCCGGGATGGGCGGCCTGAGCGGCATCGCCGAGGGCGCCAAGGCCATCGTGCCGCTCCACGCGGCCCCgcggaggaagaggagggtgctcTTCTCCCAGGCGCAGGTCTACGAGCTGGAGCGGCGCTTCAAGCAGCAGAAATACCTGTCGGCGCCGGAGCGGGAACACCTGGCCAGCCTGATCCACCTCACCCCGACCCAGGTGAAGATCTGGTTCCAGAACCACCGCTACAAGATGAAGCGCCAGGCCAAGGACAAGGCGGCCGCCCAGCAGCTGCACCCCGACGGCGGGGGCGGCCTGTGCCAGCAGCACTCCCCGCGCCGCGTCGCCGTGCCCGTGCTGGTGAAGGACGGCAAACCCTGCCCGCCGCCGGGCGGCGGCACCCCGGCCCCCgggccccccgccccgccgccccccgccgcctcgGCCGGGGCGctgccc GCGGCCGACCTGGAGGAGCTTTCTCCCAGCCCGCCGGCGCTGCACGGCCAGGTGCCCTCCCTGGCCCCCATGGACTCGGCCGGCGTCGACTATAACGGCGGCATGGTCAGCCCCAACCTGCTCTACGGCAGGACGTGGTAA
- the NKX2-4 gene encoding homeobox protein Nkx-2.4 isoform X2 has protein sequence MSLSPKHTTPFSVTDILSPMEESYKKFGGMDGAGGLGAPLGPYRQPPGPAGAAVPQHVVAGPAGAAAYHMPHGVSQFPHGAVGGYCNGGLGNVGELPAYPEGMRSGAAAGGGWYGAGGDPRYSSISRFMGPSAGMNVAGMGGLSGIAEGAKAIVPLHAAPRRKRRVLFSQAQVYELERRFKQQKYLSAPEREHLASLIHLTPTQVKIWFQNHRYKMKRQAKDKAAAQQLHPDGGGGLCQQHSPRRVAVPVLVKDGKPCPPPGGGTPAPGPPAPPPPAASAGALPAAAAAAAPAAHPHPGSLGQAADLEELSPSPPALHGQVPSLAPMDSAGVDYNGGMVSPNLLYGRTW, from the exons ATGTCGCTGAGCCCCAAGCACACGACGCCCTTCTCGGTCACCGACATCCTCAGCCCGATGGAGGAGAGCTACAAGAAGTTCGGCGGCATGGACGGGGCGGGCGGGCTGGGAGCGCCCCTCGGGCCCTACCGGCAGCCGCCGGGGCCCGCCGGGGCCGCGGTGCCGCAGCACGTCGTGGCGGGAcccgccggggccgccgcctACCACATGCCCCACGGCGTCTCGCAGTTCCCGCACGGAGCCGTCGGGGGCTACTGCAACGGCGGGCTGGGCAACGTGGGCGAGCTGCCCGCCTACCCCGAGGGGATGCGgagcggcgcggcggcgggaggaggcTGGTACGGGGCCGGCGGCGACCCCCGCTACTCCAGCA TCTCCAGGTTCATGGGCCCGTCGGCGGGGATGAACGTGGCCGGGATGGGCGGCCTGAGCGGCATCGCCGAGGGCGCCAAGGCCATCGTGCCGCTCCACGCGGCCCCgcggaggaagaggagggtgctcTTCTCCCAGGCGCAGGTCTACGAGCTGGAGCGGCGCTTCAAGCAGCAGAAATACCTGTCGGCGCCGGAGCGGGAACACCTGGCCAGCCTGATCCACCTCACCCCGACCCAGGTGAAGATCTGGTTCCAGAACCACCGCTACAAGATGAAGCGCCAGGCCAAGGACAAGGCGGCCGCCCAGCAGCTGCACCCCGACGGCGGGGGCGGCCTGTGCCAGCAGCACTCCCCGCGCCGCGTCGCCGTGCCCGTGCTGGTGAAGGACGGCAAACCCTGCCCGCCGCCGGGCGGCGGCACCCCGGCCCCCgggccccccgccccgccgccccccgccgcctcgGCCGGGGCGctgcccgccgccgccgccgccgccgcccccgccgcgcaCCCTCACCCCGGCTCGCTGGGGCAGGCGGCCGACCTGGAGGAGCTTTCTCCCAGCCCGCCGGCGCTGCACGGCCAGGTGCCCTCCCTGGCCCCCATGGACTCGGCCGGCGTCGACTATAACGGCGGCATGGTCAGCCCCAACCTGCTCTACGGCAGGACGTGGTAA